A window from Primulina huaijiensis isolate GDHJ02 chromosome 11, ASM1229523v2, whole genome shotgun sequence encodes these proteins:
- the LOC140988672 gene encoding uncharacterized protein, producing MSYRGRGRGRGRGGGFGFRPAKQVSFELFPEIEGLGKAVYSAEHLRLIQWGHELQKFWKNSPYYVKDKDSSQREEEREQQSYIERYSDRKSQAIKVKSRLSDYMELSPGYLPGELAIGGKKGKRAVKRVRWTVASDLQEQDPYEKLLQKNQDQEGDDKKEDENEEEDEESNDEDKEEYSDEGDYEQGEYFDDDEDDYNMPESDDDGPTY from the exons ATGTCATACAGAGGGAGAGGGAGAGGAAGAGGTCGCGGCGGCGGCTTCGGCTTTCGCCCGGCCAAGCAAGTTTCTTTTGAATTATTTCCG GAAATTGAGGGTTTAGGGAAGGCGGTGTACTCGGCTGAGCATTTGCGGTTGATTCAGTGGGGTCACGAATTGCAAAAGTTTTGGAAGAATTCCCCCTATTATGTTAAAGATAAAGATAGCAGCCAACGAGAGGAGGAGA GAGAGCAGCAATCATACATAGAAAGGTATTCCGATAGGAAGTCTCAAGCGATAAAGGTTAAGTCACGACTCTCGGACTATATGGAATTGAGCCCAGGTTATTTGCCTGGAGAACTAGCTATAG GTGGGAAGAAGGGAAAGCGTGCTGTCAAGAGAGTAAGATGGACTGTAGCATCGG ATTTGCAAGAACAGGATCCATATGAGAAGCTTTTACAAAAGAATCAG GACCAAGAAGGAGATGACAAGAAAGAAGACGAAAATgaggaagaagatgaagaaagcAATGATGAGGATAAAGAAGAATACAGTGATGAGGGAGATTATGAACAA GGTGAATAttttgatgatgatgaagacGACTACAATATGCCTGAATCCGACGATG ATGGCCCAACTTACTGA
- the LOC140988583 gene encoding probable CCR4-associated factor 1 homolog 7 produces MDETSELPKTDSIQIREVWNDNLESEFTLIRDIVDDYPYIAMDTEFPGVVLRPVGNFKRINEYNYQTLKDNVDMLKLIQLGLTFSDKDGNLPTCGTGTSCIWQFNFREFNVSEDVFANDSIELLRQSGIDFKKNNEMGVDVNRFSELLMSSGIVLNDNIHWVTFHSGYDFGYLLKLLTCRSLPETQAGFFELLNIYFPVVYDIKHLMKFCNSLHGGLNKLAELLEVERFGICHQAGSDSLLTSCAFKKLKDNFFHGSTERYGGVLYGLDSEDGSKK; encoded by the coding sequence ATGGATGAAACATCGGAGTTGCCGAAGACCGATTCTATTCAAATCAGAGAGGTATGGAATGACAATCTTGAGTCAGAGTTTACTCTGATTCGTGATATAGTTGATGATTATCCCTATATTGCTATGGACACGGAGTTCCCTGGAGTTGTTCTTCGCCCTGTTGGCAACTTTAAGCGGATCAATGAGTATAATTATCAGACCTTGAAGGATAATGTTGACATGTTGAAGCTAATCCAGTTGGGTCTCACATTTTCGGATAAAGATGGGAATTTACCTACTTGTGGTACGGGTACAAGCTGCATTTGGCAGTTTAATTTCCGTGAATTTAATGTGAGTGAGGATGTATTTGCAAATGATTCAATTGAATTGTTGAGGCAATCTGGGAttgatttcaagaaaaataatgaaatggGTGTTGATGTGAACCGATTTTCCGAGCTCTTGATGTCTTCTGGGATCGTTTTGAATGATAATATCCACTGGGTGACGTTCCATAGCGGCTACGACTTTGGATACTTGCTTAAGCTGTTGACTTGTCGAAGTTTACCCGAAACTCAAGCTGGATTCTTTGAGTTACTTAATATATACTTTCCAGTGGTGTACGACATCAAACATTTGATGAAATTCTGTAACAGCCTTCACGGTGGATTAAATAAGTTAGCCGAACTCCTAGAAGTAGAGAGGTTTGGGATTTGTCATCAGGCGGGTTCGGATAGTCTACTCACCTCATGTGCCTTCAAGAAGTTGAAAGACAACTTCTTCCATGGCTCTACAGAGAGGTATGGCGGAGTTTTGTACGGTCTTGATTCCGAGGATGGGTCCAAAAAATAA
- the LOC140987358 gene encoding protein STAY-GREEN homolog, chloroplastic-like, with product MGALTLALVLPSKLKIQPFSEEQPFFSLHRARRRCSTKKNQSAVARLFGPAIFEASKLKVLFVGVDEKKHPGKLPRTYTLTHSDITSKLTLAISQTIDNSQLQGWYNRLQRDEVVAEWKKIKDKMSLHVHCHISGGHFLLDMFARLRFYIFCKELPVVLKAFVHGDVNLLNNYPELQDALVWVYFHSNIPEFNKVECWGPLKEPASPSIPVDSGEISLVSSIDLKQVDTPKPCQETCKCCFPPITLVSGWPAAPNQADGIISIGLDTPNNVVSGES from the exons ATGGGTGCTCTAACTCTGGCTTTGGTACTCCCTTCAAAGCTGAAAATACAGCCCTTTTCTGAAGAACAACCATTCTTCTCTCTTCACAGAGCAAGAAGGAGATGTTCCACCAAGAAGAACCAATCCGCA GTTGCGAGATTATTTGGGCCAGCTATATTTGAAGCATCGAAGCTGAAAGTTCTGTTCGTAGGAGTTGACGAGAAGAAACACCCCGGAAAGCTTCCAAGAACTTACACACTTACACACAGTGATATCACATCCAAGCTCACTCTTGCTATATCTCAAACCATCGATAATTCACag TTGCAAGGGTGGTACAACAGATTACAGAGAGATGAAGTGGTGGCGGAGTGGAAGAAGATCAAAGATAAAATGTCACTCCATGTTCATTGTCACATAAGCGGCGGCCATTTCTTGTTGGATATGTTTGCGAGGCTCAGATTCTACATTTTTTGCAAAGAACTTCCCGTG gtTTTGAAGGCATTTGTTCATGGAGATGTGAACTTACTCAACAATTACCCAGAGCTACAAGATGCATTGGTTTGGGTATATTTCCACTCCAACATCCCAGAATTCAACAAGGTCGAATGTTGGGGCCCTCTGAAAGAGCCAGCTTCTCCCTCCATACCGGTCGATTCCGGCGAGATTTCGCTTGTAAGCAGTATCGACCTTAAACAAGTGGACACTCCGAAGCCATGCCAAGAGACATGCAAATGCTGTTTCCCACCAATCACCTTGGTCTCTGGTTGGCCCGCTGCCCCTAATCAGGCTGATGGGATCATCTCCATTGGCTTGGACACCCCGAATAATGTCGTCTCCGGCGAGTCTTGA